A genomic region of Gossypium hirsutum isolate 1008001.06 chromosome D01, Gossypium_hirsutum_v2.1, whole genome shotgun sequence contains the following coding sequences:
- the LOC107922344 gene encoding uncharacterized protein: MEGNLSRGIIPGGSSFGGLDLQGSMMVHHRAQNPHNMHHHHHHPNPRRGTSAHPGIPLTAGTMQNSDQPVTMIDYNKMEIGKCSVSDEDEPSFAEEGVDGHNDGNKGKKGSPWQRVKWTDKMVRLLITAVSYIGEDMAGDCGGGIRRQFAVLQTKGKWKSVSKVIAERGYHVSPQQCEDKFNDLNKRYKKLYDMLGRGISCQVVENPALLDVIDYLTEKEKDDVRKILSSKHLFYEEMCSYHNGNRLHLPHDLKLQRSLQLALRRRDENENDDVRRHQRDDLDDDDHDMETDDHDELEENHASHGDNRAIFGAPGGSTKRSRQSQVHEDACFQKFLNSQDCNKSSFSSPPVAQADTNQVLPDYSRAAWLQKQWTESRSLQLEEQKLQIQVDMLELEKQRFKWQRFSKKSDCELEKIRMGNERMKLENERMALELKRKELAAD; the protein is encoded by the coding sequence ATGGAAGGCAATTTATCAAGAGGAATAATTCCTGGTGGGAGTTCTTTTGGAGGTCTTGATTTACAAGGATCAATGATGGTTCATCATCGTGCACAAAACCCACATAAtatgcatcatcatcatcaccacccTAACCCTCGCCGTGGCACTTCTGCTCATCCTGGTATTCCGCTCACGGCGGGGACCATGCAGAACTCTGATCAACCTGTTACAATGATAGATTACAACAAGATGGAAATAGGGAAATGTTCAGTTAGTGATGAGGATGAACCTAGTTTTGCAGAAGAAGGTGTTGATGGTCATAACGACGGGAATAAAGGCAAGAAAGGATCCCCATGGCAGCGTGTGAAGTGGACTGATAAAATGGTGAGGCTTCTAATTACGGCGGTGTCTTATATAGGGGAGGATATGGCGGGGGATTGTGGTGGTGGGATAAGGAGGCAATTTGCAGTTCTACAGACGAAGGGTAAATGGAAATCGGTTTCGAAAGTCATTGCTGAGAGGGGCTATCATGTTTCTCCTCAACAGTGTGAAGATAAGTTCAATGACCTGAATAAAAGGTATAAAAAACTATATGATATGCTTGGTAGGGGCATTTCTTGTCAAGTTGTTGAGAATCCGGCACTTTTGGATGTTATAGATTACTTaacagagaaagaaaaggatGATGTTAGGAAAATTTTAAGCTCAAAGCATCTTTTCTACGAGGAGATGTGTTCTTATCATAATGGGAACAGATTGCATCTGCCTCATGATCTAAAATTGCAGCGATCCTTGCAATTGGCTCTTAGAAGAAGAGATGAGAATGAAAACGACGATGTAAGGAGGCACCAACGTGATGATCTTGATGATGATGACCATGACATGGAAACTGATGATCATGATGAACTTGAGGAGAATCATGCTTCACATGGGGATAACAGAGCGATATTTGGTGCACCAGGGGGCTCTACAAAGAGATCTAGACAAAGCCAAGTCCATGAAGATGCTTGTTTCCAGAAATTTTTGAACTCTCAGGACTGCAACAAAAGTTCATTTTCCAGTCCACCAGTCGCCCAAGCTGATACGAACCAAGTCCTACCTGACTACTCAAGAGCTGCATGGTTACAGAAGCAGTGGACTGAATCCCGCTCACTTCAGCTAGAAGAACAGAAACTGCAAATTCAAGTGGACATGCTAGAACTGGAGAAACAACGTTTCAAGTGGCAGAGATTCAGTAAGAAAAGTGATTGCGAACTAGAAAAGATAAGAATGGGAAATGAGAGGATGAAGCTCGAGAATGAACGAATGGCATTAGAGTTGAAGCGAAAAGAGTTAGCTGCCGATTAA
- the LOC107922063 gene encoding serine decarboxylase codes for MAGGAETKAPSPNVNGKAEILKGNFEPTAIKVEPLTPVVPENGVEKPSEKSRNIVLGRNVHSTCLTITEPEVNDEVTGDKEAQMAGVLARYRKNLMERTKYHLGYPYNLDFDYGALAQLQHFSINNLGDPFIESNYGVHSRQFEVGVLDWFARLWEIEKDEYWGYITNCGTEGNLHGILVGREVFPDGILYASRESHYSVFKAARMYRMECVKVDTLVSGEIDCSDLRPKLLANKDKPAILNVNIGTTVKGAVDDLDVVIQTLEECGFSHDRFYIHCDGALFGLMMPFVKRAPKVSFKKPIGSVSVSGHKFVGCPMPCGVQITRMEHINVLSSNVEYLASRDATIMGSRNGHAPLFLWYTLNRKGYKGFQKDVQKCLRNAHYLKDRLHEAGISAMLNELSSTVVFERPRDEEFVRRWQLACEGNIAHVVVMPNVTIEKLDFFLNELVEKRSTWYQGNVQPPCIAAEIGKANCVCALHK; via the exons ATGGCTGGGGGCGCCGAGACCAAGGCACCGTCGCCTAACGTGAATGGGAAGGCAGAGATTTTGAAGGGTAACTTTGAACCTACCGCTATTAAAGTGGAGCCGTTGACTCCCGTTGTACCGGAGAATGGCGTGGAGAAGCCGTCGGAGAAAAGCAGGAACATTGTGTTGGGGAGGAACGTGCACTCCACGTGTCTGACCATAACTGAGCCTGAAGTTAATGATGAAGTCACTGGTGACAAGGAAGCTCAGATGGCTGGCGTCTTGGCTCGATATCGCAAAAACCTTATGGAGCGGACAAAGTACCATTTAG GTTATCCTTATAATCTGGACTTCGATTACGGTGCATTAGCACAGTTGCAACATTTCTCAATCAACAATCTTGGAGACCCATTCATTGAAAGCAACTATGGAGTTCATTCAAGGCAGTTTGAAGTTGGTGTGCTAGATTGGTTTGCCCGTTTGTGGGAAATAGAAAAGGATGAATACTGGGGTTACATTACAAATTGTGGTACAGAAGGCAATCTTCATGGAATTTTAGTTGG GAGGGAAGTGTTTCCCGATGGAATTTTGTATGCTTCACGAGAGTCTCATTACTCTGTCTTTAAAGCTGCACGAATGTATCGTATGGAGTGTGTGAAGGTTGACACTTTGGTCTCGGGTGAGATTGATTGCAGTGATTTGAGACCGAAGTTGCTTGCTAATAAAGACAAACCGGCTATACTCAACGTTAACATAG GAACAACTGTAAAAGGAGCAGTAGATGATCTTGATGTTGTGATACAAACCCTTGAAGAATGTGGATTTTCACATGATCGATTCTACATTCATTGTGATGGAGCTTTATTTGGACTCATGATGCCTTTTGTCAAACGG GCACCGAAGGTTAGTTTCAAGAAGCCAATTGGAAGTGTGAGTGTTTCTGGCCATAAGTTTGTGGGTTGTCCAATGCCTTGTGGTGTTCAGATCACAAGGATGGAACACATCAATGTGCTTTCAAGCAATGTTGAATACCTAGCATCAAGGGATGCTACGATCATGGGAAGTCGGAATGGTCATGCTCCTCTTTTCCTTTGGTATACTCTCAATAGAAAAGGTTATAAAGGATTTCAAAAAGATGTTCAGAAATGCCTCAGAAATGCTCACTACTTGAAAGACCGACTGCACGAGGCGGGGATTAGTGCTATGCTAAATGAACTCAGCAGTACGGTTGTGTTTGAGCGGCCCCGGGATGAGGAGTTTGTTCGTAGGTGGCAACTTGCTTGTGAAGGGAATATAGCACATGTGGTGGTGATGCCTAATGTGACAATCGAAAAACTGGATTTCTTCTTGAATGAATTAGTTGAAAAACGGTCGACTTGGTATCAAGGGAATGTTCAACCTCCTTGTATTGCAGCAGAGATAGGGAAAGCGAATTGCGTTTGTGCTCTGCACAAGTGA